A window of Paraburkholderia bryophila contains these coding sequences:
- a CDS encoding extracellular solute-binding protein codes for MHKMLMADDMRCWKRFFPRRIAGAAARATSSRCGALSALLPLLLGAILCCGFFSAAPVQAGEKILRVLAWPGYADDDVVKTFESRYKVKVEVTLADSDEALWTLMHSKDTPPFDVLAANTAEIQRYSRANLLAPLDLASLPNTKLQLPRFQARTSIEGLTSAGKVYAIPFTYSSMGLIYDRKQIAVPPRSMRELWNPKYRGKVLDFNSAQHNFSFTALALGYTHPFQLDAAQIHTIAQKLVDLRRNLLTYYTLPEEATAVFMQHKVALMFGNYGTQQVELLRRAGADVGYVIPDEGALAWLDCWSMTRSAQDPALALAWINYMLEPGVSGLLTQRQGLANTLSAPVDNSDNAHIVWIGPVEDIQRREDLWARIVSGDRSERF; via the coding sequence ATGCACAAGATGTTGATGGCAGATGACATGCGCTGTTGGAAACGATTCTTCCCGCGGAGAATCGCGGGGGCTGCGGCTCGCGCGACCAGTTCGCGCTGCGGGGCTTTATCCGCATTGCTGCCGCTTCTGCTCGGCGCGATTTTGTGCTGCGGGTTTTTCTCGGCTGCGCCGGTCCAGGCCGGCGAGAAAATCCTGCGCGTACTGGCGTGGCCCGGTTATGCCGATGACGACGTGGTCAAGACCTTCGAGTCGCGCTACAAGGTCAAGGTGGAAGTCACCCTGGCCGATTCCGACGAAGCGTTGTGGACGCTGATGCACAGCAAGGACACGCCGCCGTTCGACGTGCTTGCCGCCAACACCGCCGAAATCCAGCGCTATTCGCGCGCCAATCTGCTGGCGCCGCTCGATCTGGCGAGCCTGCCGAACACGAAACTGCAACTGCCGCGGTTTCAGGCGCGCACGTCGATTGAAGGGCTCACGTCGGCGGGCAAGGTGTACGCGATTCCGTTCACGTATTCGTCGATGGGCCTGATCTACGATCGCAAGCAGATCGCGGTGCCGCCGCGTTCCATGCGCGAGCTGTGGAATCCGAAATACCGCGGCAAGGTGCTCGATTTCAACAGCGCGCAGCACAACTTCTCGTTCACCGCGCTGGCGCTCGGCTACACGCATCCGTTTCAACTCGACGCCGCGCAGATTCACACGATCGCGCAGAAGCTCGTCGATCTGCGCCGCAATCTGTTGACCTATTACACGCTGCCCGAAGAAGCGACCGCGGTTTTCATGCAGCACAAGGTCGCGCTGATGTTCGGCAATTACGGCACCCAGCAGGTCGAATTGCTGCGTCGCGCGGGCGCGGACGTGGGCTATGTGATTCCCGACGAAGGCGCGCTCGCGTGGCTCGATTGCTGGTCGATGACGCGTTCGGCGCAGGACCCTGCGCTTGCGCTCGCGTGGATCAACTACATGCTCGAACCCGGCGTGAGCGGCTTGCTCACGCAACGTCAGGGGCTCGCCAATACGCTGAGCGCGCCGGTCGACAACAGCGACAACGCGCACATCGTGTGGATCGGACCGGTGGAGGATATTCAGCGGCGCGAGGACCTGTGGGCCCGAATCGTGTCCGGCGACCGGTCGGAGCGTTTCTGA
- a CDS encoding diguanylate cyclase domain-containing protein, which translates to MIRPGLTVKLSVLLACIGVLASGATGYYAYRANRTMLVNEAGHSLLTSTELLGQRFSSSIDDVGADAQVLASLPSAADVAQTDDGLGKNAAREQLAQVYSSFMIHHPEYLQIRLIARQHYGLELIRFDRDGDGLARVQGNSLQEKGQFAYVFETLAFSPGRIYTSPISVNHEYGAHGAEGKPTLRLGTPVANASGEVVGVVVIDVDLAGLLKRLQSDLPSDYQVYLTNEWGDFLVHPDASKTFGFDRGRRVLIQDSFSVTKPLFEQSQSEILVNGLVKPKQAAGQVLAFVRRPFGDSAGNRFIVLGLAKPLEDVLSGANLLGDRIVRMVLVFSVLALALAVLFARALTKPLHLLAHAATHLFAEHAMETLPLKRTDEIGVLARCFDRLRREIKSQMDVLHAKQRELVHLATHDGLTGLPNRMLFIQKLESAIDEATRRQEGLAVLFVDLDRFKQINDQFGHSIGDKVLAVVARRLKQVLCTADVVARLGGDEFIVLIEGPRSAEAAPAIASRIMDTLNETLVMDGQSMNVGASIGISQFPDDSGTAEELLLNADAAMYAAKSGGRCAYLRYHDLLETRRREQHAQQEEAQARAGKDATAGREAEPMA; encoded by the coding sequence ATGATACGGCCCGGCCTGACCGTCAAGTTGTCGGTGCTGCTCGCGTGCATCGGCGTGCTTGCGTCCGGCGCGACCGGCTATTACGCGTATCGCGCCAATCGCACGATGCTGGTGAACGAAGCCGGCCACAGTCTGCTGACTTCCACGGAACTGCTCGGCCAGCGCTTTTCCAGCTCGATCGACGACGTCGGCGCCGACGCGCAAGTGCTCGCGAGTTTGCCGTCCGCGGCGGACGTTGCGCAAACCGACGACGGTCTCGGCAAGAACGCGGCGCGCGAGCAGTTGGCGCAGGTGTATTCGAGCTTCATGATCCATCACCCCGAGTATCTGCAGATCCGGCTGATCGCGCGGCAGCACTACGGGCTCGAACTGATCCGCTTCGACCGCGACGGCGACGGCCTCGCGCGCGTGCAGGGCAACAGCCTGCAGGAAAAAGGCCAGTTCGCGTATGTGTTCGAGACGCTGGCGTTTTCGCCGGGCCGTATTTATACGTCGCCGATCTCGGTCAATCACGAGTACGGCGCGCATGGCGCAGAAGGCAAACCGACCTTGCGGCTCGGCACGCCGGTCGCGAACGCGAGCGGCGAGGTGGTGGGCGTCGTGGTGATCGACGTCGACCTTGCCGGTTTGCTCAAGCGCCTGCAAAGCGATTTACCGAGCGACTACCAGGTCTATCTCACCAACGAGTGGGGCGATTTCCTGGTCCATCCCGATGCATCGAAAACCTTCGGCTTCGACCGGGGCCGGCGTGTGCTGATCCAGGACAGCTTCTCCGTCACCAAACCGCTCTTCGAGCAGTCGCAAAGCGAAATCCTCGTCAACGGCCTCGTGAAGCCGAAGCAGGCCGCGGGTCAGGTGCTTGCCTTCGTGCGCCGGCCGTTCGGCGATTCCGCCGGCAACCGCTTTATCGTGCTCGGACTCGCCAAGCCGCTCGAGGACGTGTTGTCCGGCGCGAATCTGCTCGGCGATCGCATCGTTCGTATGGTGCTGGTGTTCAGCGTGCTGGCGCTGGCCCTCGCCGTGCTGTTCGCACGCGCGCTGACCAAGCCGCTGCATCTGCTCGCGCACGCGGCCACGCATCTGTTCGCCGAACATGCCATGGAAACGCTGCCGCTTAAACGGACCGACGAGATCGGCGTGCTGGCGCGCTGCTTCGATCGTCTGCGCCGCGAAATCAAATCGCAGATGGACGTGCTGCACGCCAAGCAACGCGAGCTCGTGCATCTGGCGACGCACGACGGGCTGACCGGCTTGCCGAACCGCATGCTGTTCATACAGAAGCTCGAAAGCGCGATCGACGAAGCCACGCGGCGTCAGGAGGGTCTGGCGGTGCTGTTCGTCGACCTCGACCGCTTCAAGCAGATCAACGACCAGTTCGGCCATTCGATCGGTGACAAGGTGCTGGCCGTGGTGGCGCGCCGGCTCAAGCAGGTGCTCTGCACCGCCGACGTGGTGGCGCGACTCGGCGGCGACGAGTTCATCGTGCTGATCGAGGGGCCGCGTTCCGCGGAGGCCGCGCCGGCGATCGCGTCGCGCATCATGGACACGTTGAACGAAACCCTCGTAATGGACGGGCAAAGCATGAACGTGGGCGCGAGCATCGGCATCAGCCAGTTCCCGGACGACAGCGGCACGGCCGAAGAACTGCTGCTGAACGCCGACGCGGCCATGTATGCGGCCAAATCCGGCGGACGCTGCGCGTATTTGCGCTATCACGATCTGCTTGAAACGCGTCGGCGCGAACAGCACGCCCAGCAAGAAGAGGCGCAGGCGCGGGCCGGTAAGGACGCGACGGCCGGCCGCGAGGCCGAGCCGATGGCCTGA
- a CDS encoding lytic transglycosylase domain-containing protein codes for MSLKIFFAAFACWMACGTAQAADDCFNEAAAYQGVNPWVLRALAWYESKGDPSAIRRNANGSIDVGQLQINSIHFGDLAREGVPHRALIDPCVNVYVAAWLLKQKMVKHGNTWRAIGAYHSETPRERDAYARGIQKVLVAWGQL; via the coding sequence ATGTCCTTGAAAATCTTCTTTGCTGCGTTCGCCTGCTGGATGGCGTGCGGTACAGCGCAAGCGGCCGACGATTGCTTCAACGAAGCCGCGGCCTATCAAGGCGTCAACCCGTGGGTGCTGCGCGCGCTGGCATGGTACGAATCGAAGGGCGACCCGAGCGCGATTCGGCGCAACGCCAATGGGTCGATCGACGTCGGCCAGTTGCAGATCAACTCGATTCATTTCGGCGATCTCGCGCGCGAAGGGGTGCCGCATCGCGCGCTGATCGATCCGTGCGTGAACGTCTACGTCGCGGCCTGGCTGCTGAAACAGAAGATGGTCAAGCACGGCAACACGTGGCGCGCGATCGGCGCCTACCACTCGGAAACGCCGAGAGAGCGGGACGCCTACGCACGCGGTATCCAGAAGGTGCTGGTGGCGTGGGGGCAACTGTAG
- a CDS encoding alpha-D-ribose 1-methylphosphonate 5-triphosphate diphosphatase, translating to MLIRNARIVTRDEVFTGVVHVEDGMIRDVERGTTTAREAQDWDGDYLLPGLIELHTDNLEKHLAPRPGVQWNTDAAFVIHDAQVAAAGITTVFDALAIGSRSNVGLRGRDVQTQCAESLTRLSERNLLRAEHFLHLRCEIATADVVELFDSLCAHPLLRLASVMDHTPGQRQWHDREQWRRFQERNGKLSDEHVATALTELSIEQARYADAHRREIVERCNRLGIPVASHDDTLVEHVEQARAEGIVLAEFPTTRVAAEAAREHGISTIMGAPNIVRGGSHSGNVSALELAEANLLDILSSDYVPSSLLTAVFELVAKADWTLPRAMATVSAEPARTAGLHDRGAIEAGLRADFVRVTMLDTLPVPRATYRGGARIV from the coding sequence ATGTTGATCAGAAACGCTCGCATCGTGACGCGAGATGAAGTATTCACCGGCGTGGTACACGTCGAAGACGGCATGATTCGCGACGTCGAGCGCGGCACGACCACCGCGCGTGAAGCGCAGGATTGGGACGGCGACTATCTGTTGCCCGGCCTGATCGAATTGCACACGGACAATCTGGAGAAACATCTCGCGCCGCGTCCCGGCGTGCAATGGAATACCGACGCAGCGTTCGTGATTCACGATGCGCAGGTGGCCGCCGCCGGCATCACCACCGTATTCGATGCGCTCGCAATCGGTTCGCGCTCGAACGTGGGCTTGCGCGGCCGCGACGTGCAAACGCAATGCGCCGAATCGCTCACGCGTCTGTCCGAACGCAATCTGCTGCGCGCCGAACACTTTCTGCATCTGCGCTGCGAAATCGCCACCGCCGACGTGGTGGAACTGTTCGACTCGTTGTGCGCGCATCCATTGCTGCGGCTCGCCTCGGTGATGGACCATACGCCCGGTCAGCGCCAGTGGCACGACCGCGAGCAATGGCGCCGCTTTCAGGAGCGCAACGGCAAGCTGAGCGACGAACATGTCGCGACCGCGCTGACCGAGTTGTCGATCGAACAGGCCCGTTACGCCGACGCGCACCGCCGCGAGATCGTCGAACGTTGCAACCGGCTCGGCATTCCGGTGGCGAGCCATGACGACACGCTGGTCGAACACGTCGAACAGGCGCGCGCCGAAGGGATCGTGCTGGCCGAATTCCCGACCACTCGCGTGGCTGCGGAGGCCGCGCGCGAGCACGGCATTTCGACCATCATGGGCGCACCGAATATCGTGCGTGGCGGCTCGCATTCGGGCAACGTGTCGGCGCTCGAACTGGCCGAGGCGAATCTGCTCGATATCCTGTCGTCGGATTACGTGCCGTCGAGTTTGCTGACCGCCGTGTTCGAACTGGTCGCGAAAGCGGACTGGACGCTGCCGCGCGCGATGGCAACAGTCTCCGCCGAACCGGCGCGCACGGCCGGCTTGCATGACCGCGGCGCGATCGAAGCGGGCCTGCGTGCCGACTTCGTGCGGGTGACGATGCTCGACACGCTGCCGGTGCCGCGCGCCACGTATCGCGGCGGCGCACGGATCGTCTAG
- the phnL gene encoding phosphonate C-P lyase system protein PhnL, with amino-acid sequence MQSIDTANPTCAAGHAFADNAALMLRAVDIGKTFTLHGQGGVQIEALAGVSLDVERGECVVLVGPSGAGKSTLLRCLYGNYLASTGSIEIRDAADDGRAVSITGAEPHDVLRLRRGVVGYVSQFLRVIPRVPTLTLVAEPLLSRGVAEDEARARAAALLARLNVPERLWTLAPATFSGGEQQRVNIARGLIAGHPLLLLDEPTASLDAENRDVVADLIVEARERGAAIVGIFHDEDTRNKVATRRLELRPPLRH; translated from the coding sequence GCTGCGCGCGGTCGACATCGGCAAGACCTTTACGTTGCATGGCCAGGGCGGCGTGCAGATCGAAGCGCTCGCGGGCGTGTCGCTCGACGTGGAGCGCGGCGAATGCGTGGTGCTGGTCGGCCCATCGGGCGCGGGCAAAAGCACGCTGCTGCGCTGCCTGTACGGCAATTACCTGGCGAGCACCGGTTCGATCGAGATTCGCGACGCCGCGGACGACGGCCGCGCCGTGTCGATCACCGGCGCCGAGCCGCACGACGTGCTGCGACTGCGGCGCGGCGTAGTCGGCTACGTCAGCCAGTTTCTGCGTGTGATTCCGCGTGTGCCGACGCTCACGCTCGTCGCCGAACCGCTGCTGTCGCGTGGGGTAGCCGAAGACGAAGCGCGCGCGCGGGCCGCGGCGCTGCTGGCGCGATTGAACGTGCCGGAGCGGCTGTGGACGCTGGCGCCCGCCACCTTCTCGGGCGGCGAGCAACAGCGCGTGAACATTGCGCGCGGCCTGATCGCCGGCCACCCGCTGTTGCTGCTCGACGAACCGACCGCTTCGCTCGATGCGGAGAACCGCGACGTGGTCGCCGATCTGATCGTCGAAGCGCGCGAACGCGGCGCGGCGATCGTCGGCATTTTTCACGACGAAGACACGCGCAACAAGGTGGCGACCCGCCGGCTCGAATTAAGGCCGCCGTTGCGCCATTGA